A portion of the Luxibacter massiliensis genome contains these proteins:
- a CDS encoding class II fructose-bisphosphate aldolase — protein sequence MLANLNDVLIPAQKGRYAVGLFNAVNLELARGIIAAAEQAHSPVIFGSAEVLLPYGPLEEISYFLIPMAKKASVPVVVHLDHGLKKETCIRALELGFTSVMYDCSALPYEENVKEVREMVRIAHSYGASVEAELGRVGDNEGSLESASCQPDPALYYTDPAQAKDFIHKTKADALAVSVGTAHGAYKLPPKLDFERIHTISRTVPVPLVLHGGSGLTDSDFQKAIAAGISKINIFTDINIAAVEAALSSFQKVEKGIIDLIPAEVEAVRQTVAAKIALFGSSQKNLPGDDVETLAALVAKEVLRRLT from the coding sequence ATGCTTGCTAATTTGAACGATGTCCTGATCCCAGCCCAAAAAGGCCGCTACGCCGTGGGACTATTTAATGCTGTGAATTTAGAACTGGCCCGGGGGATTATTGCCGCCGCTGAGCAGGCCCACTCTCCTGTTATTTTCGGCTCCGCCGAGGTTCTGCTGCCCTATGGCCCTCTGGAGGAAATTTCCTATTTTCTGATTCCCATGGCCAAAAAAGCTTCCGTGCCTGTGGTTGTACACCTGGACCACGGCCTAAAAAAAGAAACCTGCATCCGCGCCCTGGAGCTTGGTTTCACCTCAGTCATGTATGACTGCTCTGCTCTGCCCTATGAAGAAAATGTAAAGGAAGTACGGGAGATGGTTCGCATTGCCCACTCTTACGGCGCCTCCGTGGAGGCAGAATTAGGGCGCGTGGGAGATAATGAAGGCTCTTTAGAAAGCGCATCCTGCCAGCCTGATCCCGCCCTTTATTATACAGACCCGGCCCAGGCAAAGGATTTTATTCATAAGACAAAGGCTGACGCTTTGGCCGTTTCAGTGGGGACTGCACATGGCGCCTACAAACTGCCCCCCAAATTGGACTTTGAGAGAATACATACGATTTCCAGGACTGTCCCTGTCCCTCTCGTCCTGCACGGAGGATCAGGCCTCACAGACAGCGACTTCCAAAAGGCCATCGCTGCAGGCATCAGTAAAATTAATATATTCACTGATATTAATATCGCTGCCGTAGAGGCTGCCCTTTCTTCCTTCCAGAAAGTAGAGAAAGGTATTATCGACCTTATCCCTGCCGAGGTGGAAGCTGTAAGGCAAACCGTGGCAGCCAAAATCGCCTTGTTTGGCTCCTCTCAAAAAAATCTGCCAGGGGACGATGTAGAAACGCTTGCCGCCCTAGTGGCAAAAGAGGTGCTCCGCCGCCTTACCTGA
- a CDS encoding [Fe-Fe] hydrogenase large subunit C-terminal domain-containing protein, with the protein MRVIDFKDAKCRHCYKCVRYCMVKAISVQNEQAHILKDHCINCGRCMEICPQNAKTFASDMERVKGYLRQGYKTIISIAPSYLGVLEFERPGQVVDALLKLGFAEVRETAEGAAMVTDEYKKIIREKKMDNIITTCCPSVNDLVEKYYPDCVGLLAPVVSPMVAHGRYIKKLYGGDVKVVFLGPCIAKKQEAIGDARVAGAIDAILTFEELAIWLEEEKIDIYACQDKPVGNPDPRVNRLYPISGGVIQSVVAEEEADTYHKVYVDGLSNCMEMLECLQRGELKHCFIEANVCEGGCAKGPASARWNTSYVKAKIKIENQVSHKAARNLPDMSTEELYKRFEENKLQDGMPSEEEIRDILKSTGKYAPEDELNCGACGYPTCRDKAIAVYQGKAELSMCMPYALTQAESMSNVVMDVTPNMIFIIDSSMRIRECNKRAQDLLGVGKDEAVQRYIFEFIEAGDIEETLHTKEPVIHKKVQLENGRMTAEETIVYIENLDSVLVTYQDVTREEKIKEQHYNLKVDTMEMAQKVIEKQMMVAQEIAGLLGETTAETKVTLTKLRDSILNEEEG; encoded by the coding sequence ATGAGAGTTATTGATTTTAAGGATGCTAAATGCCGGCATTGCTATAAATGTGTCCGTTACTGTATGGTAAAGGCTATTTCGGTACAGAATGAACAGGCCCATATTTTGAAAGACCATTGTATCAACTGTGGCCGCTGTATGGAAATCTGCCCTCAGAATGCCAAGACATTTGCCAGTGATATGGAGCGTGTGAAAGGATATTTAAGGCAGGGTTATAAAACCATTATTTCTATTGCGCCGTCATATCTGGGAGTGCTGGAATTTGAGCGTCCGGGACAGGTGGTGGATGCCCTGCTGAAACTGGGGTTTGCAGAGGTGCGGGAGACAGCCGAGGGTGCGGCCATGGTGACGGATGAATATAAGAAGATTATCCGTGAGAAAAAGATGGACAATATTATCACAACTTGCTGTCCCAGTGTGAATGACCTGGTGGAAAAGTATTACCCTGACTGCGTGGGGCTGCTTGCCCCGGTCGTGTCCCCCATGGTGGCCCACGGGCGTTATATTAAAAAGCTGTATGGCGGGGATGTGAAGGTTGTATTTCTGGGCCCCTGTATTGCCAAGAAGCAGGAGGCCATTGGAGATGCCAGGGTTGCCGGCGCTATCGACGCAATCCTGACCTTTGAGGAGCTGGCTATCTGGCTGGAAGAAGAAAAGATAGATATTTATGCATGCCAGGATAAGCCAGTGGGAAATCCTGACCCCAGGGTCAACCGTCTGTACCCCATCAGCGGCGGCGTGATCCAGTCAGTGGTGGCGGAGGAGGAGGCGGATACGTACCACAAGGTCTATGTAGACGGACTGTCGAATTGCATGGAGATGCTGGAATGCCTGCAGAGGGGGGAGCTTAAGCACTGTTTTATCGAGGCGAATGTCTGTGAGGGCGGATGTGCAAAAGGCCCGGCGTCTGCAAGGTGGAATACATCGTATGTAAAAGCCAAGATTAAAATTGAGAATCAGGTGTCCCACAAAGCTGCCAGAAACCTGCCGGATATGAGCACAGAGGAGCTGTATAAAAGGTTTGAAGAGAATAAACTGCAGGACGGGATGCCGTCAGAAGAAGAAATCCGTGATATTTTAAAATCCACAGGAAAATATGCACCTGAGGATGAGCTGAACTGTGGGGCATGCGGATACCCCACATGCCGCGACAAGGCCATTGCCGTCTACCAGGGAAAAGCAGAGCTGTCCATGTGTATGCCCTATGCCTTGACCCAGGCTGAGTCGATGTCGAATGTGGTCATGGATGTCACTCCCAATATGATTTTTATAATAGACAGCAGCATGAGAATACGGGAATGTAATAAAAGGGCCCAGGACCTACTGGGAGTGGGGAAGGATGAGGCCGTACAGAGATACATATTTGAGTTTATTGAGGCCGGGGACATTGAAGAGACTCTTCATACAAAGGAGCCGGTGATACATAAAAAGGTGCAGCTGGAAAATGGCCGTATGACCGCCGAGGAGACTATCGTATATATTGAGAACCTGGATTCCGTGCTGGTGACATATCAGGATGTGACAAGAGAAGAGAAAATCAAGGAACAGCACTATAACCTGAAGGTTGATACCATGGAGATGGCGCAGAAGGTAATTGAGAAGCAGATGATGGTGGCCCAGGAAATTGCGGGACTTTTGGGGGAAACAACGGCAGAGACAAAGGTGACGTTGACAAAACTGCGTGACTCCATCCTCAACGAAGAGGAGGGATAA
- a CDS encoding SpoIIE family protein phosphatase has protein sequence MSVSIDVAWKSLNKHQEELCGDKVEIVKTEDSDIVILADGMGSGVKANILATLTSKILGTMMFQGATIESCVETIAKTLPICQVRKVAYATFSILQIFHSGEAYLAEFDNPGCVFIRDKKIVKYPYEERSIEGKTIHEYRFQVKQNDCFVLMSDGVIYAGAGEILNLQGWTWENMAEYTLQCTKKTLSASRLAVLLSQACDDLYVQRPGDDTTVAVARVIERRVVNIFTGPPLHKEDDEKLMHEFMHMEGKKIVAGGTSANIAARVLKKDIITKVDHNDPDVPPMAVIEGLDLVTEGVLTMGRALKLLKRYVRDEFDAEFFDELDANNGASRLAKILIEECTQLNLFVGTAVNQAHQDSELSFDLSVRMNLVEQLQNVVEKMGKRVSVKYY, from the coding sequence ATGAGCGTTAGTATTGATGTGGCATGGAAAAGCCTGAATAAACACCAGGAAGAGCTCTGTGGAGACAAAGTAGAGATTGTAAAGACAGAGGACTCAGATATTGTGATACTGGCGGATGGGATGGGGAGTGGGGTAAAAGCCAATATACTGGCCACCCTGACTTCCAAAATACTTGGTACAATGATGTTTCAGGGAGCCACCATTGAGTCCTGTGTGGAGACAATAGCAAAGACCCTGCCCATCTGCCAGGTACGGAAGGTGGCCTATGCCACTTTCAGCATCCTGCAGATTTTCCACAGCGGAGAGGCTTACCTGGCTGAGTTTGACAACCCGGGATGTGTGTTTATACGGGATAAAAAGATTGTAAAATATCCCTATGAGGAGCGGAGTATTGAGGGAAAGACAATCCATGAATATCGTTTCCAGGTAAAGCAGAATGACTGTTTTGTGCTGATGAGCGACGGGGTGATCTATGCCGGGGCAGGAGAAATCCTCAATCTCCAGGGGTGGACCTGGGAGAACATGGCAGAATATACGCTGCAGTGTACGAAAAAAACCTTGTCAGCTTCCAGGCTGGCGGTCCTGCTCAGCCAGGCATGCGATGATTTGTATGTGCAGAGGCCGGGGGACGATACGACAGTGGCCGTTGCCCGGGTGATTGAAAGGCGGGTGGTCAATATATTTACCGGCCCTCCCTTACATAAAGAGGACGATGAAAAATTGATGCATGAATTCATGCACATGGAAGGGAAAAAGATTGTGGCCGGAGGTACCAGTGCCAATATTGCGGCCCGGGTACTGAAAAAGGACATTATCACGAAAGTGGATCACAATGATCCAGATGTACCCCCCATGGCTGTCATAGAGGGCCTTGACCTGGTGACAGAGGGTGTACTGACTATGGGCAGGGCATTAAAGCTGCTAAAAAGATATGTCAGGGACGAATTTGACGCAGAATTTTTTGATGAGTTGGATGCCAATAATGGCGCCTCCAGGTTGGCTAAGATCCTGATTGAGGAGTGTACACAGCTGAATCTTTTTGTGGGAACAGCAGTAAACCAGGCCCATCAGGATTCAGAGCTGAGCTTTGACTTAAGTGTCCGTATGAATCTGGTTGAGCAGCTCCAGAATGTAGTGGAGAAGATGGGGAAGAGGGTCAGTGTAAAGTATTATTAA
- a CDS encoding family 43 glycosylhydrolase, with protein MHHLYYQPENACFGDCMPYGLGSEFYLFHQRDRRNPAPLPDCEPFGWDLITTNDFVHYQDYGTVIGCGQKDEQDQFIFAGSIFKAKGEYHAFYTGYNRDYPARGLPSQVLMHAKSPDLIHWDKSGESLTFGPQKGYDPTDWRDPFVLWNEERQEYLLILGARKEGDKHCLSGCTVYFTSQNLAEWKFGGDFWAPGLYTMHEMPDLFKMGDWWYLLTTEYSQKCKTIYRMSRSLDGPWQKPADDAFDGRAYYAARTFALNGHRILFGWVPTRASESDTSDFVWGGTYMAHELYQLPDGTLKVKVPETVWAAFKDKKRIPPIYLDARSCQIHKIISENPGNLYSFEGDFIFTEGMQQFGITMRDHYETGQYYQFTFLISENRFCFEKVPNWPWPAIQNTGLERPISLTAGAPLHIRLIVDDTIATLYVNGTALNARMYAQPGKSLGITASGTALKIENATFSNCLKK; from the coding sequence ATGCATCATTTATATTACCAACCAGAAAATGCCTGTTTTGGCGACTGTATGCCTTATGGCCTGGGTTCTGAGTTCTATCTGTTCCACCAGCGCGACAGACGTAACCCCGCTCCTCTGCCAGACTGTGAGCCATTTGGCTGGGATCTGATAACGACAAATGATTTCGTCCACTATCAGGATTATGGCACAGTGATCGGCTGCGGGCAGAAAGATGAACAGGATCAGTTTATATTTGCAGGCAGTATCTTCAAAGCAAAGGGAGAGTACCATGCCTTTTATACGGGATATAACCGGGATTATCCTGCCAGGGGCCTGCCCTCCCAGGTTCTTATGCACGCCAAAAGTCCAGACCTTATTCACTGGGACAAGAGTGGAGAGTCACTTACTTTTGGCCCCCAGAAGGGATATGACCCGACTGACTGGCGGGACCCTTTTGTACTATGGAATGAGGAGAGGCAGGAATACCTGCTGATATTAGGCGCCCGCAAAGAAGGGGACAAGCATTGCTTGAGTGGATGTACTGTTTATTTTACTTCCCAAAATTTAGCTGAATGGAAATTTGGCGGTGATTTTTGGGCGCCAGGCCTCTATACCATGCATGAAATGCCAGACCTTTTTAAGATGGGAGACTGGTGGTATCTGCTCACCACTGAATACAGCCAGAAATGTAAGACCATTTATCGGATGAGTAGGAGCCTGGACGGCCCCTGGCAAAAACCTGCCGACGATGCCTTTGACGGCCGTGCCTACTATGCGGCCCGGACCTTTGCATTAAACGGACACCGGATCCTGTTTGGCTGGGTTCCCACCAGGGCATCTGAATCTGATACATCTGACTTCGTCTGGGGAGGCACCTATATGGCACACGAACTTTACCAGCTTCCTGACGGCACATTGAAAGTAAAGGTCCCAGAAACAGTCTGGGCCGCCTTCAAAGACAAAAAGAGGATCCCCCCAATATATCTGGATGCCCGCTCCTGCCAGATCCACAAGATCATATCTGAGAATCCGGGAAACCTATATTCTTTTGAAGGAGATTTCATATTTACAGAAGGTATGCAGCAATTTGGGATTACCATGCGGGATCATTATGAGACTGGCCAGTACTATCAGTTCACCTTCCTCATATCTGAAAACAGGTTCTGTTTCGAGAAGGTTCCAAACTGGCCCTGGCCTGCAATCCAAAATACAGGACTGGAACGCCCTATTTCACTTACAGCCGGCGCCCCTTTACATATACGGTTAATTGTGGACGATACAATAGCTACGCTCTATGTAAATGGAACCGCATTAAATGCCAGAATGTATGCACAGCCTGGCAAGTCCTTGGGAATTACAGCCTCTGGGACTGCATTGAAAATAGAGAATGCAACATTTTCCAATTGCCTGAAGAAATAA
- a CDS encoding carbohydrate ABC transporter permease encodes MYWFSKKKNFIIMLGPALLIYLAYIIIPLFIAVYYSFTNFRGVSAPDLIGFRNYATLFQDKFFLVSVKNTVIVLGISLCILLPASLALGLALNKMMKGINVFKALAFLPNIIAPLIVGLIWGFIFDPEMGLANGILVRLGLENFTQQWIGGLVLTPWCVGVIYLWQNIGYYATLFVAGLKTIPEDIYESAGMDGASKWQTLRYITIPMLKETIAINTVLIVTGCFKVFELVYQLTNGSPNHMSEVLTTYMYNTTFISSKYGYGMSIAVFTCAVTMSITLVYLRILRKKNRAARTVR; translated from the coding sequence ATGTACTGGTTTAGTAAAAAGAAAAACTTCATTATTATGCTGGGGCCTGCACTGCTGATATATCTGGCGTATATCATTATTCCCCTGTTTATTGCTGTGTATTATAGCTTTACTAACTTCCGGGGGGTCAGCGCGCCTGATTTGATTGGATTTCGAAATTATGCGACTCTGTTCCAGGATAAATTTTTCCTGGTTTCAGTAAAAAATACGGTGATTGTACTGGGGATCAGCCTGTGTATCCTGCTGCCTGCTTCCCTTGCCCTGGGACTTGCCTTAAATAAAATGATGAAAGGCATAAATGTGTTTAAAGCCTTGGCATTTCTCCCCAATATTATAGCGCCCTTGATCGTAGGGTTGATATGGGGGTTCATATTTGACCCGGAAATGGGACTGGCCAACGGCATACTGGTCAGGCTGGGACTTGAAAATTTTACGCAGCAGTGGATAGGCGGACTGGTGCTGACCCCCTGGTGCGTAGGAGTGATCTATCTGTGGCAGAATATAGGGTATTATGCCACCCTCTTTGTGGCCGGATTAAAAACAATCCCGGAAGATATTTATGAATCTGCTGGAATGGATGGCGCCAGTAAATGGCAGACATTAAGATATATAACGATTCCCATGCTAAAAGAGACCATTGCCATCAATACTGTCCTGATTGTCACAGGATGCTTTAAAGTGTTTGAGCTGGTCTATCAGCTCACCAATGGAAGTCCCAACCATATGTCAGAGGTGCTGACGACATATATGTACAATACAACATTTATTTCTAGTAAATATGGCTACGGCATGTCGATTGCTGTATTTACCTGTGCCGTAACAATGAGCATTACTTTGGTTTACCTGCGGATTCTGAGGAAAAAGAACCGGGCAGCGAGAACGGTGAGGTGA
- a CDS encoding carbohydrate ABC transporter permease: protein MTGRIKSLSGKKQKAKILSYAGLGIFTLLMMVPFLFVIMLSFKNNTDILMNPLALPDSLDFSNYVNAIKTLNPFRLIGNTLFVAVVTMAIEMAVTFLSAVALTRMVFKKERTQNFLYSFMLLGLAIPVYVLLFPIYRMTVLFHLKGSYFSLILPYIATSVSFNTLIFTGFLREFPTEIEEAAIIDGCSLWQTIYRIIVPIVKPVLVTVFIFNVLYIWNEFPLAVTLIDDASKATISLGISMFKGRYSIDYGGIIAASLMIMTPQVIFYGFFQKYIIEGMTAGAVKG, encoded by the coding sequence ATGACAGGAAGAATAAAAAGCTTATCTGGAAAAAAGCAAAAAGCAAAAATCTTATCTTATGCAGGACTGGGGATATTTACTTTGCTTATGATGGTTCCCTTCTTGTTTGTAATTATGCTCTCCTTTAAGAATAATACGGATATTCTGATGAATCCCCTGGCGCTGCCTGACAGCCTGGATTTCAGTAATTACGTAAACGCTATAAAGACCTTGAACCCCTTTCGGTTAATTGGGAATACTTTGTTTGTTGCTGTTGTTACAATGGCAATTGAGATGGCAGTTACATTTTTAAGCGCAGTGGCCCTGACCCGGATGGTATTTAAAAAAGAGCGCACTCAGAACTTTTTGTACTCATTTATGCTGCTGGGACTGGCTATTCCCGTTTATGTACTTCTATTTCCTATATACAGGATGACAGTGCTCTTTCATCTTAAAGGAAGTTATTTTTCCTTGATACTTCCTTATATCGCAACCTCTGTATCCTTTAATACGCTGATCTTTACAGGGTTTTTAAGGGAATTCCCTACAGAAATTGAAGAGGCGGCTATTATTGACGGATGCAGTCTGTGGCAGACAATCTACAGGATTATCGTCCCAATTGTAAAGCCTGTGCTGGTCACGGTCTTTATCTTTAACGTGCTGTACATATGGAATGAGTTTCCCCTGGCCGTTACATTGATAGACGATGCCTCCAAGGCTACAATTTCCCTGGGAATCTCCATGTTCAAAGGGAGGTACAGTATTGATTATGGAGGGATTATTGCCGCCAGCCTTATGATTATGACGCCTCAGGTGATTTTCTATGGATTTTTCCAGAAATATATTATAGAAGGCATGACTGCCGGGGCAGTCAAAGGATAG
- a CDS encoding ABC transporter substrate-binding protein, whose translation MKKKMSAIMLSLAMAASLLGGCGSSEKGNADKAAQSEDSSSSTGKTSFELSMHVANVEEQEPAVYAVVKAYMEKNPDVEINLTGEETNEHYNKMKMDAQAGTLPDVFFNLLAPSKEMAANGDLYCLDDFITENDLTSIMNDNMVHSLEVEGSVYGLPYQKLVTGFWYNQALFDQYHVKVPETYDELMEAAQVFHENGITTIAKGAQDPYSVWGTMGLLCRYGYFDKIDKILEGEESFNNPDFIKFYEKLEELSKAGAFPSNVATSTYYDAKEMFMSGQAAMFDSGTWESSYLEGSEYKDDFAFSWGVSFDDGIGDQNVSMQVPHAPLCISAKVSEDPEKEAAILDFFKFYYSDEGAKIMIDNLCTPPTNYGGEIEESFLTEHPVFGKVLEAMGEDTVSPIMQPDNVSTEAYGNALYDSIYGVINGVYTPGEACDMVDSEILLAQ comes from the coding sequence ATGAAAAAGAAAATGTCAGCAATCATGTTAAGTCTTGCAATGGCAGCCTCCCTGCTTGGCGGATGCGGCAGTTCGGAAAAGGGCAATGCAGACAAGGCGGCACAGTCAGAGGATAGCTCCAGCAGCACAGGGAAAACAAGCTTCGAGCTCTCCATGCATGTGGCCAATGTGGAGGAGCAGGAGCCGGCAGTATATGCTGTGGTAAAAGCTTATATGGAAAAGAACCCAGATGTTGAGATTAATCTTACAGGGGAAGAGACAAACGAGCATTATAATAAAATGAAGATGGATGCCCAGGCCGGGACTCTGCCGGACGTATTTTTTAACCTGCTTGCCCCTTCAAAAGAGATGGCTGCAAATGGAGATTTGTACTGTCTGGATGATTTTATTACAGAGAACGATTTAACTTCGATTATGAATGACAATATGGTCCATTCCCTGGAAGTGGAGGGGTCTGTGTACGGACTCCCTTATCAGAAGCTGGTGACAGGGTTCTGGTATAACCAGGCGCTGTTTGACCAGTATCATGTAAAAGTTCCAGAAACTTATGATGAGCTTATGGAGGCAGCACAGGTGTTTCATGAGAATGGAATAACTACGATTGCAAAAGGCGCCCAGGATCCGTATTCAGTCTGGGGTACTATGGGACTTCTGTGCCGCTATGGGTATTTTGATAAAATAGATAAAATTCTGGAGGGGGAAGAAAGCTTCAATAATCCAGATTTCATCAAATTTTATGAAAAGCTGGAGGAGCTGAGCAAGGCAGGCGCTTTCCCCAGCAATGTAGCTACAAGCACTTATTATGATGCCAAGGAAATGTTTATGAGCGGACAGGCTGCTATGTTTGATTCTGGCACATGGGAGAGTTCCTATCTGGAAGGCAGTGAATATAAAGATGACTTTGCATTTAGCTGGGGAGTATCTTTTGATGACGGGATTGGCGATCAAAATGTGAGTATGCAGGTTCCCCACGCCCCTCTTTGTATCAGCGCAAAGGTATCTGAGGATCCCGAAAAGGAAGCGGCCATTCTGGATTTCTTCAAATTTTACTATAGTGACGAGGGCGCAAAAATTATGATCGACAATCTGTGTACTCCGCCGACCAACTATGGAGGGGAAATAGAAGAGTCATTCCTTACAGAGCACCCTGTGTTTGGAAAAGTGCTGGAGGCAATGGGCGAGGACACAGTGAGTCCTATTATGCAGCCGGATAATGTAAGTACAGAGGCATATGGAAATGCGCTATATGACAGCATTTATGGCGTGATAAACGGGGTTTATACACCTGGGGAAGCGTGTGACATGGTAGACAGCGAAATCCTGCTGGCACAGTAA
- a CDS encoding NADH-dependent [FeFe] hydrogenase, group A6 — MENVNLKINGLNVSAPAGSTILEAAHGAGIKIPTLCFLKDINEIGACRMCVVEVKGARNLVAACVHPVSEGMEVLTNTPQLIESRKRTLELILSNHDKKCLSCVRSGNCELQALCQELGVADENYFAGESPEYELDDSSPHMVRDNNKCILCRRCTAVCEKVQAVGVIGPNNRGFATFIGSPFDMGLGDTSCVSCGQCITACPTGALYEKDFLDDVLAAIGDPEKHVIVQPAPSVRAALGEEFGYPMGTDVEGKMAAALRRIGFDRVFDTDFSADLTIMEEAHEFLGRVQNGGVLPMMTSCSPGWIKYCEHYYPDQLAHLSSCKSPQQMFGAIAKTYYAEKMGIDPKNIVCVSVMPCTAKKFEINREDQNAAGVPDVDISITTRELARLIRKVGIDFKSLPEEGFDDPLGESTGAGVIFGATGGVMEAALRTAVEKLTGEELESVDFTEVRGTEGIKEAAYHVAGMDVKVAVASGLSNAKQIMDKVRAGEADYHFIEIMCCPGGCVNGGGQPQVHADVRNYADVRAIRAKALYDNDAAKTFRKSHENPSIQKIYAEYLGEPGSEKAHHILHTSYVERSIN; from the coding sequence ATGGAGAATGTGAATTTAAAAATCAATGGCTTGAATGTCAGCGCACCGGCAGGTTCTACTATCCTGGAGGCAGCCCACGGAGCAGGAATCAAGATTCCTACCCTCTGTTTCTTGAAGGATATCAATGAAATCGGCGCCTGCCGTATGTGTGTTGTGGAAGTAAAGGGGGCCAGGAACCTGGTGGCAGCCTGTGTCCATCCAGTCAGTGAGGGCATGGAGGTGCTCACAAATACGCCTCAGTTAATCGAGTCCAGAAAGAGGACTTTGGAACTGATTCTTTCCAATCATGACAAAAAATGTCTTTCCTGTGTGAGGAGTGGAAACTGTGAGCTTCAGGCACTCTGCCAGGAGCTGGGCGTGGCAGATGAGAATTATTTTGCCGGTGAGTCCCCAGAGTATGAATTAGATGACAGTTCCCCGCATATGGTTCGCGATAATAATAAGTGCATCCTCTGCCGCAGGTGTACTGCAGTCTGTGAGAAGGTACAGGCAGTGGGGGTGATCGGCCCGAATAACAGGGGATTTGCCACATTTATCGGCTCTCCTTTTGATATGGGGTTGGGCGATACAAGTTGTGTCTCCTGTGGCCAGTGTATTACGGCATGTCCCACGGGGGCCCTGTATGAAAAGGATTTTCTGGATGATGTTCTGGCAGCCATCGGGGATCCGGAGAAACATGTGATTGTGCAGCCTGCGCCATCTGTACGGGCAGCCCTGGGCGAAGAGTTTGGCTATCCCATGGGGACAGATGTGGAGGGCAAGATGGCAGCAGCTCTGCGCCGTATTGGCTTTGATAGAGTATTTGATACAGATTTCAGCGCAGACCTGACGATTATGGAGGAGGCCCATGAATTTTTAGGCCGTGTACAAAACGGCGGGGTTCTGCCGATGATGACCTCCTGCTCCCCAGGCTGGATAAAGTATTGTGAGCATTACTACCCAGACCAGCTCGCACATTTGTCAAGCTGCAAGTCTCCCCAGCAGATGTTCGGCGCTATTGCCAAGACATATTACGCTGAGAAGATGGGCATTGACCCGAAGAATATTGTCTGTGTCAGTGTAATGCCATGTACGGCAAAGAAGTTCGAGATTAACCGTGAGGACCAGAATGCAGCAGGCGTGCCGGATGTAGATATTTCCATTACAACAAGGGAGCTGGCACGCCTGATACGAAAGGTAGGCATTGATTTTAAGAGCCTGCCGGAGGAAGGGTTTGATGATCCGTTAGGAGAATCTACAGGGGCCGGTGTGATTTTCGGCGCTACAGGCGGTGTTATGGAGGCCGCATTGCGTACAGCGGTGGAGAAACTTACAGGTGAAGAGCTGGAAAGTGTAGATTTTACAGAGGTACGTGGTACAGAAGGGATCAAAGAGGCGGCCTACCATGTTGCAGGCATGGACGTAAAAGTGGCGGTGGCATCGGGACTTTCCAATGCAAAACAGATTATGGATAAGGTGCGGGCAGGGGAAGCAGATTACCATTTTATCGAAATTATGTGCTGCCCAGGTGGATGCGTCAATGGAGGCGGCCAGCCGCAAGTACATGCAGATGTGCGGAATTATGCAGATGTGAGGGCAATCCGGGCAAAAGCCTTGTATGACAATGATGCGGCCAAGACATTCAGGAAATCCCATGAAAATCCTTCTATTCAGAAGATATATGCAGAATATTTGGGCGAGCCTGGAAGCGAGAAGGCACATCATATTCTGCACACAAGCTATGTAGAGCGGAGCATTAACTAG